Proteins from one Leptospirillum ferriphilum genomic window:
- the tyrS gene encoding tyrosine--tRNA ligase yields the protein MSSSSLIVSPEQALPILKRGIVDLYVEEDFQKKLEKSYKTRIPLKVKAGFDPTSPDLHLGHFVLLKKLRQFQDMGHLVQFVVGDFTAFIGDPTGRSEIRKPISPEQIAENAKTYERQVFRVLKQEKTQVVFNSSWMKKLGVDGLVRLAGLQTVARFLERDDFQKRMNERLPIHLHELLYPLMQGYDSVVLESDVELGGSDQLFNLLVGRDLLRQHQKEPQAVLTLPLLVGLDGEKKMSKSLRNAVALEDSPDEMFGRLMSIPDSLIASYTTLLTDLDPDANSQLHPRDAKVYMARSVVSQFHGEDNANRAIASFEKVFSRKELPEEIPVFHVREGERVRLSTVMVQSGAAKSESQAKQLIRQGAVDWNGETVQDPFMMIEPKNDLLKVGKRFYCRVQSIISKD from the coding sequence ATGAGTTCCTCCTCTCTTATTGTATCGCCAGAACAGGCGCTTCCGATTCTTAAACGGGGAATTGTGGACCTGTATGTGGAAGAAGATTTTCAGAAAAAGCTTGAAAAATCCTATAAAACCAGGATCCCCCTGAAGGTCAAGGCCGGTTTTGATCCGACCTCTCCGGATCTTCATCTTGGCCATTTTGTCCTGCTCAAGAAGCTGCGACAGTTTCAGGATATGGGGCATCTTGTTCAGTTTGTTGTCGGAGATTTTACGGCCTTTATCGGGGATCCGACGGGCCGGTCGGAAATTCGAAAACCCATCAGTCCTGAACAGATTGCTGAAAATGCGAAGACGTATGAAAGGCAGGTGTTCCGGGTTCTGAAGCAGGAAAAGACCCAGGTGGTTTTTAACAGTTCCTGGATGAAGAAACTCGGCGTGGATGGTCTTGTCCGTCTGGCGGGACTTCAGACGGTGGCCCGATTCCTGGAGAGGGATGATTTCCAGAAACGAATGAACGAACGACTCCCGATTCATCTGCATGAACTTCTCTATCCGTTAATGCAAGGGTACGATTCGGTGGTTCTCGAAAGCGATGTTGAGCTGGGGGGGTCGGATCAGCTCTTCAATCTATTGGTGGGAAGAGATCTGTTGCGCCAGCACCAGAAAGAACCGCAGGCTGTTCTGACTCTTCCCCTTCTGGTCGGGCTTGACGGCGAAAAGAAAATGAGCAAGAGCCTCCGTAATGCGGTCGCTCTGGAGGATTCCCCCGATGAGATGTTCGGTCGACTGATGTCAATCCCGGACAGTCTGATTGCGTCTTACACGACTCTTCTGACAGACCTGGATCCGGACGCCAACAGTCAGCTTCATCCCCGTGATGCAAAAGTTTACATGGCCCGATCGGTCGTTTCCCAGTTTCATGGGGAAGACAATGCCAACAGAGCTATCGCGTCTTTTGAGAAAGTTTTTTCCCGAAAAGAACTTCCGGAAGAGATTCCGGTTTTCCATGTCAGGGAAGGAGAACGTGTCCGTCTATCGACTGTTATGGTGCAGTCTGGAGCTGCCAAAAGTGAAAGCCAGGCGAAACAACTTATTCGTCAAGGCGCCGTGGACTGGAACGGGGAAACGGTCCAGGACCCGTTTATGATGATCGAACCCAAAAATGACCTACTGAAAGTGGGCAAGAGGTTTTATTGTCGTGTCCAGTCAATAATTTCGAAGGACTGA
- the ndk gene encoding nucleoside-diphosphate kinase — translation MIERTLAIIKPDACRKNYMGQILARYEKEGFRICAGKMQWLSQREAEGFYHVHRERPFFSSLTRFMSSGPVMTLVLEKENAISDHRALMGATDPQKAEAGTLRKLYGGSIEENAIHGSDSPETARFEIAYFFPSVEIF, via the coding sequence ATGATTGAACGGACATTGGCTATCATCAAACCGGACGCCTGCCGGAAAAATTACATGGGTCAGATCCTGGCACGTTACGAGAAGGAAGGCTTCCGTATTTGTGCCGGGAAAATGCAATGGCTCTCACAGAGGGAAGCTGAAGGTTTTTATCACGTCCATCGGGAGAGACCGTTCTTCTCCAGCCTGACCCGTTTCATGTCTTCCGGTCCTGTCATGACCCTCGTACTGGAAAAAGAGAATGCCATTTCTGATCACCGTGCGCTGATGGGGGCAACGGATCCGCAGAAAGCGGAAGCAGGAACCCTGAGAAAGCTCTATGGCGGATCGATTGAGGAAAATGCGATTCACGGCAGCGATTCTCCCGAAACGGCCAGGTTCGAGATCGCATACTTCTTTCCATCCGTCGAAATTTTTTAA
- a CDS encoding lysylphosphatidylglycerol synthase transmembrane domain-containing protein gives MSADSKKLQLLFGVLVSILALWFSFRNANPALLVHLLWKGHYGWVLPILIFMNLSFLVRAFFWRTTLSVTKRVSPAHLYGSILVGYMGNNILPFRGGEVVRLMYTRKLEKIGSAVLLSTIFLERFFDVLLLTLVLLLFFFLHGSSGIGKKAIVLGISTTIVFFALVLVARYRTALIRFLKKRAGFDTTTVGGKIAATGEKLLHGLSILASPQKMAILFFLSFTVWGCTLFGCYFYLRIFDLDMHPVMMSLSLLLFTNLALVIPSSPGGIGVVQFATLYAMRLFGVRDEEALALSVVYQVVPFIFTTTLGWYFIHRQHMSLFDRKSSDTDEVPDFRAGQKNASPNQPKER, from the coding sequence ATGTCGGCTGATTCGAAAAAACTCCAACTTTTGTTTGGGGTCCTGGTCAGCATCCTGGCTCTCTGGTTTTCCTTCAGGAACGCCAATCCTGCCCTTCTGGTACATCTTTTATGGAAGGGGCATTACGGGTGGGTCCTTCCGATCCTGATTTTTATGAACCTGTCGTTTCTGGTTCGGGCATTTTTCTGGCGGACAACGCTCTCGGTGACGAAACGTGTGTCTCCTGCACATCTTTATGGCTCGATACTGGTCGGTTACATGGGAAATAATATCTTGCCGTTCCGGGGTGGAGAAGTTGTCCGACTGATGTATACCCGAAAGCTGGAGAAAATTGGTTCGGCCGTTCTCCTGTCGACAATTTTTCTTGAGCGATTTTTTGATGTCCTTCTTTTAACTCTCGTTCTCCTCCTTTTTTTCTTTTTGCATGGCTCCAGCGGTATCGGGAAAAAAGCCATTGTTTTGGGTATATCCACAACTATCGTTTTCTTTGCGCTTGTTCTGGTCGCCCGGTATCGGACAGCCCTGATCCGTTTTCTCAAAAAGAGAGCCGGATTCGATACCACGACGGTAGGCGGGAAGATTGCCGCGACAGGGGAAAAGCTTTTGCATGGGCTTTCCATCCTGGCTTCACCGCAAAAGATGGCGATTCTTTTCTTTCTTTCCTTCACTGTCTGGGGATGCACTCTTTTCGGTTGCTACTTCTATCTTCGAATCTTTGACCTGGACATGCATCCGGTCATGATGTCCCTCTCACTTCTTCTTTTTACAAATCTTGCTCTTGTCATTCCCTCCTCTCCGGGAGGAATTGGGGTCGTTCAGTTTGCGACTCTCTATGCCATGCGTCTTTTTGGTGTCCGGGATGAGGAGGCACTTGCTCTCTCCGTGGTTTACCAGGTCGTGCCCTTTATTTTCACAACAACGCTGGGGTGGTATTTTATTCATCGCCAGCATATGTCCCTGTTTGACCGAAAATCGTCCGATACCGATGAGGTGCCGGATTTCCGGGCAGGACAGAAAAATGCGTCACCCAATCAACCGAAGGAGCGATAA
- a CDS encoding UDP-glucuronic acid decarboxylase family protein, whose amino-acid sequence MTGGAGFIGFHLVRRLLAEGHRVDVLDNFQTGTRENLSHDTGVIGRLIEQNVADPIPGVYDGIFHLACPASPVHYQAAPLETFRTAVWGTWQVMESCRQTGAKAVIASTSEVYGNPLVHPQTEEYFGNVNPVGIRSCYDEGKRGGETVAMDYRRIHGVDARIVRIFNTYGPRMLFNDGRVVSNFCHQALLGNPITVYGDGTQTRSFCFVTDMVDGLIRAMEAEHFVSPVNLGNPVEYQVVELAKMVLSLSSSSSSILFKPLPSDDPSRRKPDITRARTLLGWEPRIPVEEGLLQTIVEFRQRLGKYVG is encoded by the coding sequence GTGACAGGAGGTGCCGGGTTCATCGGGTTTCACCTGGTGAGAAGGCTCCTGGCCGAAGGGCATCGGGTCGATGTCCTGGACAACTTTCAGACAGGGACCCGGGAGAACCTTTCCCATGACACCGGAGTCATCGGTCGCCTGATTGAACAAAATGTGGCGGATCCGATTCCCGGAGTCTATGACGGTATTTTTCATCTGGCCTGTCCTGCATCACCGGTTCATTACCAGGCCGCTCCTCTCGAAACCTTCCGGACGGCCGTCTGGGGGACATGGCAAGTGATGGAATCGTGCAGACAAACCGGGGCAAAGGCTGTGATTGCTTCCACATCTGAAGTGTACGGAAACCCCCTGGTTCATCCCCAGACGGAAGAGTATTTCGGGAACGTCAATCCAGTTGGAATTCGCTCCTGCTACGATGAGGGAAAACGAGGGGGGGAAACTGTCGCAATGGACTATCGCCGCATTCACGGTGTGGATGCGAGAATTGTCCGGATCTTTAATACCTATGGTCCCCGAATGCTCTTTAATGATGGACGCGTCGTCAGCAATTTTTGCCACCAGGCTCTTCTGGGAAACCCGATTACGGTTTATGGTGACGGAACGCAGACCCGTTCGTTCTGTTTTGTGACGGATATGGTTGATGGCCTGATTCGTGCGATGGAAGCGGAGCATTTTGTGAGTCCGGTGAATCTTGGAAATCCTGTCGAGTATCAGGTCGTTGAGCTGGCAAAAATGGTCTTGTCTCTCTCCTCGAGCTCCTCTTCGATACTTTTCAAACCTTTGCCGTCCGACGATCCTTCCCGGAGAAAGCCGGATATTACCAGAGCCCGGACCCTTTTGGGGTGGGAGCCCAGGATTCCTGTCGAGGAAGGACTTCTTCAGACCATCGTGGAATTCCGGCAGAGACTCGGAAAATATGTCGGCTGA
- the sfsA gene encoding DNA/RNA nuclease SfsA, producing the protein MLYREPLISGTFVRREKRYSVLVRLPDGQEIWAHSPNPGRLLSCLENPGTPVYLSPVPEREKNPPKYRFRVEQSEPIPGVRVGINPLLANRLAEEVIREKLHPALAGASLLAREVRFGDESRVDFLLEMKGKKLFLEVKSVTFREEAAGLFPDAVSERASRHLEELEKCLEKGDLAAILFIVQRSDVNYVLPADRIDPYYGEVFRKAIAGGVMAFAMRVSPQPTGLYPEIPLEVRSHNS; encoded by the coding sequence TTGCTTTACCGGGAACCCCTGATATCCGGGACGTTTGTCCGGCGGGAAAAACGCTATTCAGTTCTGGTGCGATTACCGGATGGCCAGGAAATCTGGGCCCATTCTCCTAATCCTGGTCGACTCCTGTCCTGCCTTGAAAACCCGGGGACACCCGTTTATCTCTCCCCTGTCCCGGAACGGGAGAAGAACCCGCCGAAGTATCGCTTCCGGGTTGAACAAAGCGAGCCTATCCCGGGGGTTCGGGTGGGCATTAACCCGTTATTGGCAAACAGGCTTGCGGAAGAAGTGATCCGCGAAAAACTGCATCCCGCTCTTGCTGGAGCATCTCTCCTGGCCAGGGAAGTTCGTTTTGGCGACGAAAGCAGGGTGGATTTTCTACTGGAGATGAAAGGCAAGAAACTTTTTCTTGAAGTCAAAAGCGTCACGTTTCGTGAAGAGGCGGCCGGACTTTTTCCGGATGCCGTTTCGGAGAGGGCGTCAAGACACCTGGAAGAACTTGAAAAGTGTCTGGAGAAAGGAGACCTGGCAGCAATCCTCTTTATCGTTCAACGCTCTGATGTAAACTATGTCCTGCCGGCTGATCGTATCGATCCCTACTACGGAGAAGTTTTTCGAAAAGCGATTGCAGGAGGCGTGATGGCTTTTGCCATGCGTGTGTCTCCCCAACCGACCGGACTGTATCCGGAAATTCCACTGGAAGTGAGGTCCCACAATTCCTGA